GCAACACACCGCGAGTAGGGGTCCGGGTCGCCCGCCTGCAGCGAAGGCCGCCGAAACGCGGGAGCGCATCATAGGAGCCGCGCGCGAGGTCTTCAGCGAACTTGGGTACGACGCCGCCACGTTTCAGGCGATCGCCATCCGCGCGGGTTTGACCCGTCCGGCGATCAACCACTACTTCGCGAGTAAGCGGGTGCTGTGGGCCCAGGTTGTCGAGCAAACAGATGCGCTCGTAGTTAGCGCGGGCCAGGCGCGCGCGAAGTCCGAAACGAACCTGCTGAATCGGTTGTCCGCGTTCTTCACCGCGGCGATCCAGGCCGATTCCGAAGACCGTTCGGCGGCAGCCTTTCTCGTGACCTCGGTGCTGGAGTCGCAGCGGCATCCGGAACTGAGCGGCGACGAGCACGATTCGTTGCGCAATTCACGCGAGTTCATCGCGTGGGCGGTCGACGACGCAATCAAGACAGGTGAGCTCACTACCGACACGGACGTCAGCGACCTCGTCGAGATGCTGGTCGCGATGATGTGGGGTATCGGGTTCTACGCGGGATTCGTCGGCGGTCACGACGAGCTCTCCGGGGTCGTGAAGAAGTTCGAGCTGCTGCTCGCCAACAAGCTCTGGCAACTGAGCGACTGAGTGTTGCATCTCGCACAGTTCGTATAGCTCGGCTAACTGTTTGTCTGTATCTGGCTAGCATGGCGCCATGGGCTCATTGCGCACGCACGACGACACCTGGGATATCGCGACCAGCGTCGGGTCGACGGCAGTCATGGTGGCGGCGGCCCGAGCCGGTGAGACCGCCAAGGCCGATCCCCTGATCCGCGATCCCTATGCCGAGATGCTGGTCGACGGCGTCGGCCCGGGCGTATGGGACATCGTGCGCAGCGAGGAGTTCGCCGCCAAGGTCGCCGAGGCCGATGCCGAGGTCGGCGCGATCTTCGAGCACATGGGCAACTACCAGGCCGTGCGCACCCACTTCTTCGATGCGTTCTTCGCTTCCGCCACCGGAGGTGGCGATTCCACAGACGCCGCGACCGCAGGCATCCGCCAGGTCGTGATCCTGGCGTCGGGCCTGGACTCGCGGGCCTATCGGCTGGACTGGCCGGCCGACACCGTCGTCTACGAGATCGACCAGCCCAAGGTCCTCGAGTACAAGGCCGCGAGAATGGCTGAGCACGGCGTGCTGCCGTCGGCCAAGCGCAATGCGGTGGCCATCGACCTTCGGCTGGATTGGCCGAATGCCTTGCGCGAAGCCGGGTTCGATGCCGATGCTCCGACCGCATGGCTGGCCGAGGGCCTGTTGATGTACCTGCCTGCGCAAGCCCAGGACCGGTTGTTCGAGCAGATCACCGCGCTCAGTGCCCCTGGCAGCCGCGTGGCCGCAGAGACCGTCGGCCACCGATCCGACGACCGGCGGGCCGAGTTCCGGGAGAAGTTCGATCGCATCGCCGCGCAGTTCGGGATGCAGGACGCGCCCGACGTCGCCGAGCTGATGTACAACGACCCCGACCGCGCTGACGTGGCCGAGTGGCTCAGCGCGCACGGATGGCAGGCATCTTCTGTGACCTCTGCCGACGAGATGCGCCGGCTCGACCGGTGGGTGTTGCCGCCCGAGCAATCCGATGAACCCGCCTTCTCGTCGTTCGTCACCGGCGAGAAGTCGGGCTGACCGCCCGAACGGAGGACGGGAGGGGCAGAAAGTTGCCCCTTCAGCGCTGCCCAACCGGTTGGTTAGTATCGGGTGTTCCCAGGGTCAGGAAGGACACCCACCATGACCACCGAATTCGCCGCCGCTGAGGCCAAGGCCACCCCAGACATCCCCGGCACCGTCCGCAAGC
The sequence above is drawn from the Mycobacterium gallinarum genome and encodes:
- a CDS encoding TetR/AcrR family transcriptional regulator, with translation MPQHTASRGPGRPPAAKAAETRERIIGAAREVFSELGYDAATFQAIAIRAGLTRPAINHYFASKRVLWAQVVEQTDALVVSAGQARAKSETNLLNRLSAFFTAAIQADSEDRSAAAFLVTSVLESQRHPELSGDEHDSLRNSREFIAWAVDDAIKTGELTTDTDVSDLVEMLVAMMWGIGFYAGFVGGHDELSGVVKKFELLLANKLWQLSD
- a CDS encoding class I SAM-dependent methyltransferase encodes the protein MGSLRTHDDTWDIATSVGSTAVMVAAARAGETAKADPLIRDPYAEMLVDGVGPGVWDIVRSEEFAAKVAEADAEVGAIFEHMGNYQAVRTHFFDAFFASATGGGDSTDAATAGIRQVVILASGLDSRAYRLDWPADTVVYEIDQPKVLEYKAARMAEHGVLPSAKRNAVAIDLRLDWPNALREAGFDADAPTAWLAEGLLMYLPAQAQDRLFEQITALSAPGSRVAAETVGHRSDDRRAEFREKFDRIAAQFGMQDAPDVAELMYNDPDRADVAEWLSAHGWQASSVTSADEMRRLDRWVLPPEQSDEPAFSSFVTGEKSG